Proteins co-encoded in one Glandiceps talaboti chromosome 22, keGlaTala1.1, whole genome shotgun sequence genomic window:
- the LOC144452307 gene encoding putative E3 ubiquitin-protein ligase HERC4 isoform X1 — translation MCKKSDYQQAVHKMTYLQCWGADNFGQLGLETSEDDHDPSDVMFPTKHSYFHEPVMDVGCGFNFSVFVVRDGTVYTSGSNDNAQLGRDNVDPRQPGQVHALETQRIVNVSCGDAHTLVIDDKAHVFSWGEDSEGQCGRGSGDLKPKSVPRMVKPLSTVRVIQVACGSRHSMALTEDSRIYTWGCNDHGQLGHGSQTVRFTDTPTCLTSLHGLPIRLIACGGAHSFALTVSGGVFGWGKNDMGQLGLNDLRDRLFPTSVKILKTQMITYIACGEEHTVAVTLEGGVFSFGCGSHGQLGHNSSNNEENPRQVFELMGSKVTQIACGRKHTLAYVPTNGKIYAFGLGAKGQLGNSTAHRKMTPSPVLGEWMPYWGKDWNGEVNSKNLAEDEQLIVHKIHTGGDHCFVLVTRLKDKICPLDFRKTLEKQILYLTKDFVEELCKIPDDGLLSPLQAKQVETIFSSAACLNASFVNNDTFYCSGDESQATVSSRHHGIDMDLARSAFQKLHEKNNSQLMMIMTTRMSGILIPSLPVSPPDVETLRLYLLLIESPPFSDLKNSFRSIVLPFANKLLDLSPSAGKVIDRWWGNLRVRFFNKILSVYRDVAIILLSQTPPPSNNEFLMQQRHNAVLACMKMLDKLNKVSVQHNDIIPYHKFYIPEINQHVNIRHDYFRWIQILSGKFPARLQILSFCNFSFVLDPLAKTELIKIDALTQMQSAMEEVHRHNITSIFVAQIDPINPCLVLHINRENIVQNTLDQLSKQGNADYKKPLRIMFVGEEAVDAGGLRKEFFMLILEEILNPKYGMFTDYTTSRQIWFNEKSFEGSEMFRLVGVICGLAIYNSTIIDIHFPLALFKKLLKKPVTLEDLRCLDPEVAASIQHVLDHEDDDVEEVYGLTMSITRDHFGELAEIEFVPGGKEIPVTNDNRDEYAAAYVDFILNTSVEAQFQAFSTGFHRVCGGRVMDLFNPQELMAMVAGNQDYDWEEFEQYTDYKGELYRRHPVIKYFWEVFHEMPLEVKKKFLVFLTGSDRIPILGMKAVKFIIQPVYGGERYLPVAHTCFNLMDLPIYTSKEQLKEKLYQAVQNTKGFGLV, via the exons ATGTGTAAAAAAAGTGACTACCAACAGGCTGTTCATAAGATGACGTATTTACAGTGTTGGGGTGCAGATAATTTCGGCCAACTAGGCCTGGAAACCAGCGAAGATGATCACGACCCCAGTGATGTGATGTTTCCCACAAAACATTCATACTTTCATGAACCAGTAATGGATGTCGGATGCGGTTTTAATTTTAGTGTTTTTGTCGTACGTGACGGGACTGTGTATACAAGTGGTTCAAATGATAATGCACAATTGGGACGAGACAATGTTGATCCACGGCAACCAG GTCAAGTCCATGCATTGGAAACTCAGCGCATTGTCAATGTCAGTTGTGGAGATGCCCATACATTAGTCATTGATGACAAGGCCCATGTATTCAGTTGGGGAGAAGATAGTGAAGGCCAGTGTGGTCGTGGATCTGGTGACCTTAAACCAAAATCAGTTCCAAG GATGGTGAAACCTTTGTCAACTGTTAGAGTGATACAAGTAGCATGTGGTAGCCGGCATTCTATGGCGTTAACAGAAG ATAGTCGTATCTATACATGGGGATGTAATGATCATGGACAACTAGGACATGGTTCACAGACAGTTAGATTTACAGACACACCCACCTGTTTAACATCATTACATGGACTTCCCATCAGATTAATCGCATGTGGTGGTGCACATAGTTTTGCCTTGACTGTATCAGGAGGAGTGTTTGGATGGGGCAAGAATGACATGGGACAACTTGGACTTAATGATCTGAgag ATCGTTTGTTTCCTACCAGTGTTAAAATATTGAAGACACAGATGATAACGTACATAGCATGTGGTGAAGAACACACTGTAGCTGTTACTTTG GAAGGAGGTGTGTTTTCATTTGGTTGTGGTAGTCATGGACAGTTGGGACATAATTCCAGTAATAATGAAGAGAATCCACGCCAAGTGTTTGAATTGATGGGTAGTAAAGTTACCCAGATAGCCTGTGGAAG GAAACATACTCTAGCCTATGTCCCCACAAATGGTAAGATTTATGCATTTGGACTTGGTGCTAAGGGTCAACTTGGAAATAGCACAGCACATCGAAAAATGACCCCATCACCTGTATTAGGAGAGTGGATGCCATACTGGGGTAAAGACTGGAATGGTGAAGTTAATAGTAAGAATCTAGCAGAGGATGAGCAGCTGATAGTACATAAGATACATACTGGTGGAGATCATTGTTTTGTCCTAGTCACACGACTTAAG GACAAAATATGTCCCCTAGATTTCAGGAAAACCTTAGAAAAACAGATTTTATATCTGACGAAGGACTTTGTGGAAGAGTTGTGTAAGATTCCTGATGATGGCTTGCTTTCACCACTACAAGCCAAACAGGTGGAAACTATCTTTTCATCAGCTGCCTGTCTCAATGCTTCTTTTGTCAACAA TGACACTTTTTATTGCAGTGGTGATGAATCTCAAGCTACTGTTAGCAGCCGTCACCATGGCATTGACATGGATCTTGCCCGCAGTGCATTCCAAAAACTTCATGAGAAAAATAATTCCCAACTAATGATGATT ATGACTACCAGAATGAGTGGTATCTTGATCCCAAGTTTACCAGTGTCACCTCCAGACGTAGAGACACTGAGACTTTACTTGTTACTCATTGAATCCCCACCATTCAGTGATCTGAAGAACTCATTTAGATCAATTGTCTTGCCATTTGCAAACAAACTCTTGGATCTGTCGCCAAGTGCAGGAAAGGTCATAG ATCGTTGGTGGGGTAATCTGAGGGTACGGTTCTTTAACAAGATACTCAGCGTGTACCGTGATGTTGCCATCATCTTGTTGTCACAGACACCACCGCCATCAAATAATGAGTTTCTGATGCAACAAAGACATAATGCAGTATTAGCATGTATGAAAATGCTTGACAAACTTAACAAG GTCAGCGTACAACATAACGacatcataccatatcacaAATTTTACATTCCTGAGATTAACCAGCATGTTAATATAAGACATGATTATTTCAGATGGATTCAGATTCTTTCTGGAAAGTTCCCA GCTCGACTACAAATACTCTCCTTCTGTAACTTTTCATTTGTATTGGATCCCCTGGCCAAGACGGAACTCATCAAAATTGATGCCTTGACACAAATGCAG TCTGCCATGGAAGAAGTTCATCGACATAACATCACAAGTATCTTTGTAGCTCAAATAGATCCAATAAATCCATGTTTAGTGCTTCATATCAATAGAGAGAACATTGTACAAAACACACTAGATCAGCTAAGTAAGCAAGGTAATGCTGATTACAAGAAACCACTACGTATTATGTTTGTTGGTGAAGAAGCGGTGGATGCTGGAGGATTGAGGAAG GAATTTTTCATGTTAATACTAGAGGAAATCCTAAATCCTAAATATGGTATGTTTACTGACTACACCACTTCAAGACAAATATGGTTTAATGAAAAG TCATTTGAAGGAAGTGAAATGTTCAGATTGGTTGGTGTTATTTGTGGACTAGCTATTTATAATTCTACAATTATTGATATTCATTTTCCATTGGCACTGTTTAAGAAACTACTCAAGAA ACCAGTAACTTTAGAAGACTTGAGGTGTCTAGATCCAGAGGTAGCTGCTAGTATCCAGCATGTACTAGACCATGAAGATGATGATGTAGAAGAGGTTTATGGTCTGACTATGTCCATCACCAGGGATCACTTTGGAGAGTTGGCAGAGATTGAATTTGTACCAGGTGGTAAAGAGATACCAGTTACTAATGACAACAG GGATGAGTATGCTGCTGCCTACGTTGACTTCATATTAAACACATCAGTGGAGGCACAGTTCCAAGCTTTCAGTACTGGTTTCCATCGTGTATGTGGTGGCCGGGTCATGGATCTCTTTAATCCCCAGGAATTAATGGCAATGGTGGCTGGTAATCAGGATTATGACTGGGAAGAATTTGAACAA TATACTGACTACAAAGGTGAACTTTACAGACGTCATCCAGTCATTAAGTATTTCTGGGAAGTCTTCCATGAAATGCCTCTTGAAGTGAAAAAGAAGTTCCTAG tATTTTTGACTGGTAGTGACAGAATACCTATACTAGGAATGAAAGCAGTCAAGTTTATCATCCAACCAGTTTACGGTGGAGAACGATACCTTCCAGTTGCACATACTTGCTTCAATTTAATGGATCTACCCATCTACACTAGCAAAGAGCAACTCAAAGAAAAACTCTACCAAGCGGTGCAAAATACTAAAGGATTTGGACTTGTGTGA
- the LOC144452307 gene encoding putative E3 ubiquitin-protein ligase HERC4 isoform X2: MCKKSDYQQAVHKMTYLQCWGADNFGQLGLETSEDDHDPSDVMFPTKHSYFHEPVMDVGCGFNFSVFVVRDGTVYTSGSNDNAQLGRDNVDPRQPGQVHALETQRIVNVSCGDAHTLVIDDKAHVFSWGEDSEGQCGRGSGDLKPKSVPRMVKPLSTVRVIQVACGSRHSMALTEDSRIYTWGCNDHGQLGHGSQTVRFTDTPTCLTSLHGLPIRLIACGGAHSFALTVSGGVFGWGKNDMGQLGLNDLRDRLFPTSVKILKTQMITYIACGEEHTVAVTLEGGVFSFGCGSHGQLGHNSSNNEENPRQVFELMGSKVTQIACGRKHTLAYVPTNGKIYAFGLGAKGQLGNSTAHRKMTPSPVLGEWMPYWGKDWNGEVNSKNLAEDEQLIVHKIHTGGDHCFVLVTRLKDKICPLDFRKTLEKQILYLTKDFVEELCKIPDDGLLSPLQAKQVETIFSSAACLNASFVNNGDESQATVSSRHHGIDMDLARSAFQKLHEKNNSQLMMIMTTRMSGILIPSLPVSPPDVETLRLYLLLIESPPFSDLKNSFRSIVLPFANKLLDLSPSAGKVIDRWWGNLRVRFFNKILSVYRDVAIILLSQTPPPSNNEFLMQQRHNAVLACMKMLDKLNKVSVQHNDIIPYHKFYIPEINQHVNIRHDYFRWIQILSGKFPARLQILSFCNFSFVLDPLAKTELIKIDALTQMQSAMEEVHRHNITSIFVAQIDPINPCLVLHINRENIVQNTLDQLSKQGNADYKKPLRIMFVGEEAVDAGGLRKEFFMLILEEILNPKYGMFTDYTTSRQIWFNEKSFEGSEMFRLVGVICGLAIYNSTIIDIHFPLALFKKLLKKPVTLEDLRCLDPEVAASIQHVLDHEDDDVEEVYGLTMSITRDHFGELAEIEFVPGGKEIPVTNDNRDEYAAAYVDFILNTSVEAQFQAFSTGFHRVCGGRVMDLFNPQELMAMVAGNQDYDWEEFEQYTDYKGELYRRHPVIKYFWEVFHEMPLEVKKKFLVFLTGSDRIPILGMKAVKFIIQPVYGGERYLPVAHTCFNLMDLPIYTSKEQLKEKLYQAVQNTKGFGLV; encoded by the exons ATGTGTAAAAAAAGTGACTACCAACAGGCTGTTCATAAGATGACGTATTTACAGTGTTGGGGTGCAGATAATTTCGGCCAACTAGGCCTGGAAACCAGCGAAGATGATCACGACCCCAGTGATGTGATGTTTCCCACAAAACATTCATACTTTCATGAACCAGTAATGGATGTCGGATGCGGTTTTAATTTTAGTGTTTTTGTCGTACGTGACGGGACTGTGTATACAAGTGGTTCAAATGATAATGCACAATTGGGACGAGACAATGTTGATCCACGGCAACCAG GTCAAGTCCATGCATTGGAAACTCAGCGCATTGTCAATGTCAGTTGTGGAGATGCCCATACATTAGTCATTGATGACAAGGCCCATGTATTCAGTTGGGGAGAAGATAGTGAAGGCCAGTGTGGTCGTGGATCTGGTGACCTTAAACCAAAATCAGTTCCAAG GATGGTGAAACCTTTGTCAACTGTTAGAGTGATACAAGTAGCATGTGGTAGCCGGCATTCTATGGCGTTAACAGAAG ATAGTCGTATCTATACATGGGGATGTAATGATCATGGACAACTAGGACATGGTTCACAGACAGTTAGATTTACAGACACACCCACCTGTTTAACATCATTACATGGACTTCCCATCAGATTAATCGCATGTGGTGGTGCACATAGTTTTGCCTTGACTGTATCAGGAGGAGTGTTTGGATGGGGCAAGAATGACATGGGACAACTTGGACTTAATGATCTGAgag ATCGTTTGTTTCCTACCAGTGTTAAAATATTGAAGACACAGATGATAACGTACATAGCATGTGGTGAAGAACACACTGTAGCTGTTACTTTG GAAGGAGGTGTGTTTTCATTTGGTTGTGGTAGTCATGGACAGTTGGGACATAATTCCAGTAATAATGAAGAGAATCCACGCCAAGTGTTTGAATTGATGGGTAGTAAAGTTACCCAGATAGCCTGTGGAAG GAAACATACTCTAGCCTATGTCCCCACAAATGGTAAGATTTATGCATTTGGACTTGGTGCTAAGGGTCAACTTGGAAATAGCACAGCACATCGAAAAATGACCCCATCACCTGTATTAGGAGAGTGGATGCCATACTGGGGTAAAGACTGGAATGGTGAAGTTAATAGTAAGAATCTAGCAGAGGATGAGCAGCTGATAGTACATAAGATACATACTGGTGGAGATCATTGTTTTGTCCTAGTCACACGACTTAAG GACAAAATATGTCCCCTAGATTTCAGGAAAACCTTAGAAAAACAGATTTTATATCTGACGAAGGACTTTGTGGAAGAGTTGTGTAAGATTCCTGATGATGGCTTGCTTTCACCACTACAAGCCAAACAGGTGGAAACTATCTTTTCATCAGCTGCCTGTCTCAATGCTTCTTTTGTCAACAA TGGTGATGAATCTCAAGCTACTGTTAGCAGCCGTCACCATGGCATTGACATGGATCTTGCCCGCAGTGCATTCCAAAAACTTCATGAGAAAAATAATTCCCAACTAATGATGATT ATGACTACCAGAATGAGTGGTATCTTGATCCCAAGTTTACCAGTGTCACCTCCAGACGTAGAGACACTGAGACTTTACTTGTTACTCATTGAATCCCCACCATTCAGTGATCTGAAGAACTCATTTAGATCAATTGTCTTGCCATTTGCAAACAAACTCTTGGATCTGTCGCCAAGTGCAGGAAAGGTCATAG ATCGTTGGTGGGGTAATCTGAGGGTACGGTTCTTTAACAAGATACTCAGCGTGTACCGTGATGTTGCCATCATCTTGTTGTCACAGACACCACCGCCATCAAATAATGAGTTTCTGATGCAACAAAGACATAATGCAGTATTAGCATGTATGAAAATGCTTGACAAACTTAACAAG GTCAGCGTACAACATAACGacatcataccatatcacaAATTTTACATTCCTGAGATTAACCAGCATGTTAATATAAGACATGATTATTTCAGATGGATTCAGATTCTTTCTGGAAAGTTCCCA GCTCGACTACAAATACTCTCCTTCTGTAACTTTTCATTTGTATTGGATCCCCTGGCCAAGACGGAACTCATCAAAATTGATGCCTTGACACAAATGCAG TCTGCCATGGAAGAAGTTCATCGACATAACATCACAAGTATCTTTGTAGCTCAAATAGATCCAATAAATCCATGTTTAGTGCTTCATATCAATAGAGAGAACATTGTACAAAACACACTAGATCAGCTAAGTAAGCAAGGTAATGCTGATTACAAGAAACCACTACGTATTATGTTTGTTGGTGAAGAAGCGGTGGATGCTGGAGGATTGAGGAAG GAATTTTTCATGTTAATACTAGAGGAAATCCTAAATCCTAAATATGGTATGTTTACTGACTACACCACTTCAAGACAAATATGGTTTAATGAAAAG TCATTTGAAGGAAGTGAAATGTTCAGATTGGTTGGTGTTATTTGTGGACTAGCTATTTATAATTCTACAATTATTGATATTCATTTTCCATTGGCACTGTTTAAGAAACTACTCAAGAA ACCAGTAACTTTAGAAGACTTGAGGTGTCTAGATCCAGAGGTAGCTGCTAGTATCCAGCATGTACTAGACCATGAAGATGATGATGTAGAAGAGGTTTATGGTCTGACTATGTCCATCACCAGGGATCACTTTGGAGAGTTGGCAGAGATTGAATTTGTACCAGGTGGTAAAGAGATACCAGTTACTAATGACAACAG GGATGAGTATGCTGCTGCCTACGTTGACTTCATATTAAACACATCAGTGGAGGCACAGTTCCAAGCTTTCAGTACTGGTTTCCATCGTGTATGTGGTGGCCGGGTCATGGATCTCTTTAATCCCCAGGAATTAATGGCAATGGTGGCTGGTAATCAGGATTATGACTGGGAAGAATTTGAACAA TATACTGACTACAAAGGTGAACTTTACAGACGTCATCCAGTCATTAAGTATTTCTGGGAAGTCTTCCATGAAATGCCTCTTGAAGTGAAAAAGAAGTTCCTAG tATTTTTGACTGGTAGTGACAGAATACCTATACTAGGAATGAAAGCAGTCAAGTTTATCATCCAACCAGTTTACGGTGGAGAACGATACCTTCCAGTTGCACATACTTGCTTCAATTTAATGGATCTACCCATCTACACTAGCAAAGAGCAACTCAAAGAAAAACTCTACCAAGCGGTGCAAAATACTAAAGGATTTGGACTTGTGTGA